The Amycolatopsis tolypomycina region CAGCTACACCGCGTCCGGCCAGCACGTCACCGTCAAGAACTCCTGGAACGGCAACGTCGGCAACGGCTCGACCGCCAGCTTCGGCTTCAACGTCAGCTACTCCGGCACCTACTCGGCGCCGGCGAACTGCAAGCTGAACGGCGGCTCCTGCGAACCCGGCGGCGGCACCCCGACCACCACGCCGACGACCCCGACACAGCCGACCACCACCCCGACGACGCCGACCACGCCCACCACCCCGCCGACGACCACCACGCCGCCGCAGCCGGGCGCGCTGAAGAACGTCGGCTACTTCGTGCAGTGGGGCGTCTACGGCCGCAACTACCACGTCAAGAACATCGAGACGTCGGGCTCGGCGAGCAAGCTGACGCACATCAACTACGCGTTCGGCAACGTCAAGAACGGCCAGTGCACGGCGAACGACGACCCGTACGCCGACTACCAGAAGACCTACGACGCCGCGGGCAGCGTCGACGGCGTCGCCGACACCTGGGACCAGCCCGTCGCCGGCAACTTCAACCAGCTGCGCAAGCTGAAGAAGCTGCACCCGGGCCTCAAGGTGATCTGGTCGTTCGGCGGCTGGACCTACTCGGGCGGCTTCGGCCAGGCGGCGCAGAACGCGGCCGCGTTCGCGCAGTCCTGCTACAACCTGCTCAAGGACCCGCGCTGGGCGGACGTCTGGGACGGCATCGACATCGACTGGGAGTACCCCAACGCGTGCGGCCTGTCCTGTGACACCAGCGGGGCCGCGGCCTACAAGAACCTGATGGCCGCGCTGCGGGCCAAGTTCGGGTCGTCCTTCCTGGTCACCTCGGCCATCTCCGCGGACGGCAGCAACGGCGGCAAGCTCGACGTCGCCGACTACGCCGGTGCGGCGCCGTACGTCGACTGGTTCAACGTGATGACGTACGACTACTTCGGCGCCTGGGCCGCGCAGGGCCCGACGGCTCCGCACTCGCCGCTCACGTCGTACTCCGGCATCCCCACCGCCGGGTTCTACTCCGACGCGGCGATCCAGAAGCTCAAGAGCAAGGGCGTCCCGTCGAGCAAGCTGCTGCTGGGCATCGGCTTCTACGGCCGCGGCTGGACCGGCGTCACGCAGAGCACGCCGGGTGGCACCGCGACCGGCGCCGCGCCGGGCACGTACGAGGCAGGCATCGAGGACTACAAGGTCCTCAAGAACACCTGCCCGGCGACCGGCACCATCGCCGGCACCGCGTACGCCAAGTGCGGCAGCAACTGGTGGAGCTACGACACCCCGGCGACCATCGGCGGCAAGATGTCCTACGCCAAGCAGCAGGGTCTCGGCGGCGCGTTCTTCTGGGAGCTGACCGGTGACACCACCGGCGGCGAGCTCATCACCGCGATGAAGAACGGCCTGTCATGAGGCGCCGGTGGATGCCCGCACTCGGGCTGGCGGCCGCGGCCGCCACGATCGGCGCGATGTTCGTGATCGCGCCCGCGAACGCGGCGGGCGGCGTGTCCGCGACCTTCTCGAAGGGCTCCGACTGGGGCACCGGGTACGAGGGCAAGTACACGATCGCCAACGGCTCGGGCTCGACGCTCCCGTCGTGGACCGTCGAGTTCGACCTGCCCAGCGGCGCGAAGATCTCGTCGCTGTGGGACGGCAGCTACACCGCGTCCGGTCAGCACGTCACGGTGAAGAACACGTGGAACGGCAACGTCGCCAACGGCGGTAGCGCGAGCTTCGGCTTCAACGTGACGTACTCCGGTTCGTACGTCGCGCCGTCGAACTGCAAGCTGAACGGGGGTTCGTGCTCCGCCGGGGGCACACCCCCCACGACCACGACGCCACCTACGACGACGACCCCGCCGACGACGACCACGCCGCCCCCGCCGGGTGGCCGCGGCGCGCCGTACCTCTACATGGGCTGGGGCAGCCCGCCGAACCCGCAGACGGTGATGAACGCGACCGGGATCAAGTGGTTCACCATGGCGTTCATCAACGCCAGCGGTGGCTGCAACCCGGCGTGGGACAGCAGCCGTCCGCTGCAGGGCAGCGCGGACGCGACCGCGATCGCGCAGATCAAGGCGGCGGGCGGCCAGATCGTCCCGTCGTTCGGCGGCTGGAGCGGGAACAAGCTGGGCCCGAACTGCTCGACGCCTGCCGCGCTGGCCGGCGCCTACCAGCAGGTGATCAACGCCTACGGGCTGAAGGCGATCGACATCGACATCGAGAACTCCGACGAGTTCGAGAACGAGGCCGTGCAGGACCGCATCCTGAACGCGCTGAAGATCGTCAAGCAGAACAACCCGGGGATCCAGACGATCCTGACGTTCGGCACGTCGACGACCGGCCCCAACTACTACGGGAACCGGCTCATCGACCAGTCGAAGGCCCTCGGCGCGAACGTGGACGTGTTCACGATCATGCCGTTCGACTTCGGCGGCGGCGCGAACATGTACAACAGCACCGTGAGCGCGGCGAACGGCCTGCGCGACAAGCTGAAGTCGACGTTCGGGTGGAACGACGCCACGGCGTACGCCCACCTCGGCATCTCGGGCATGAACGGCCTGTCCGACCAGCAGGAGCTGACCGATCTGTCGACGTGGACCCAGATCACCAACTGGGCCAAGTCGAACAAGATCGCGCGCCTGGCGTTCTGGTCGGTCAACCGCGACCGCGGCTGCCCCGGCGGCGGCGTCCAGTCGGCGTGCAGCGGCATCGCCCAGAACGACTGGGACTTCACGAAGGTGACAGCGGGCTTCTGACGCTGTCGTGAACGGCCTCCTTGCCGGCTCCCCGGGCCGGCAAGGAGGCCTTTTCACATCATCTTGACGGCGTCGCCGATGGCCTGGTCCAAAATGGACACACCAAGCGCGATTTCCTCTTCGGACGCCGTCAGCGGCGGCGCGATCCGGAACACCCCGCCCATCCCGGGCAGCTGCACGATGTTCATGTGCAGCCCGAGTTCGAGACACCGCTGCGTGACACGCGCGCCGAGTTCGTCGGAACTCCGCTTGGTTTCCCGGTCCACCACGAGTTCGACGCCCGCGAGCAGCCCGCGGCCGCGGATGTCGCCGACGACCTCGTGGCGCCCGGCGATCTCTTCCAGGCCGCGGCGCAGCACCGAGCCCAGTTCGAGGGCCCGTGCGTCGAGGCGGTCGCGGGTCAGCACGTCCAGCACCGTGTTGCCGACTGCCGCCGGGAGCGGGTCCGACACGTGCGTCGTGAAGAACAGGAACCCGCGGTCGTGCGCCTCCTGCTCGATCTCCGCGCTGGTCAGCACCGCGGCCAGCGGCAGGCCCGCCCCGAGCGTCTTGGACAGCGTCAGGATGTCGGGGACGACGCCGTCGCGCTCGAACGCGTACCAGTTTCCGGTGCGGCACAAGCCGGTCTGGGCTTCGTCGAGGATCAGCAGCATCCCGCGTTCGCGGCACTTCTCGGCCAGTGCGGCGAAGTAGCCGGGCGGCGGTTCGATGATGCCGCCGGAACTGAGGATGGGCTCGACCAGGCAGGCGGCCAGGCTGCCGACGGACTGCGCGTCGATCATCTCGAACCCGAAGTCCAGCTGGCGACGCCAATCCAGCTCGCCGGACGCGTCGGTGAAGTCCGGGCGGTACGCGTTGGGCGCCGGGATGGCGAAGTTGCCGGGCGCGGCCGGGCCGTAGCCCTTCCGGCCGGCGCTGTACGTCGCGCTCGCCGCGGCCTGCGTCATGCCGTGCCAGGAGCGGGCGAACGAGACGATCTCGTGCTTGCCGGTGACGAGCTTGGCCATCCGGACGGCGGCCTCGTTGGACTCGGCGCCGGTGGTCAGCAGCAGCGCCTTGTCGAGCGGTGCCGGCAGCGTCTCGGCCAGCCGCCGCGCCAGGTCGACGACCGGGCGGCTCAGCATGCCGCTGAAGAGGTGGTCGAGCTTGCGCACCTGGCGCTGAACGGTCTCGACGATCTCCGGGTGCGCGTGCCCGAGGATCGCGCTCATCTGGCCGGAGGTGAAGTCGAGGATCCGGCGGCCGTCCTCGGTGAAGACGAAACTGCCCTCGGCGTGGTCGATGATCTCGCGGGTGAAGGCGCCGCCGTAACGCACGAGGTGCCGGTCGACGTCGCCCCAGAAGCTGTCAGCCATGCGTCGACGGTAAGTCCGCGGCGAGCGACACGTCCATCTCACGATTCCGGCTTTCGTGTTCGGTTTTGCTTCACAATCGGTGGATGCTGAACCCGTGGCGCCTGCGGCTGCTGAGCAGGCTCGACACCCTGGGCACGGTCCGCGCGGTGGCGCAGGACGCCAACCTGAGCGCGTCGAGCGTGTCGCAGCAGCTGGCCGTGCTCGAAGCGGAAACCCGCACCCAGCTGCTGGAACGCACCGGCCGCCGGGTCCGGCTCACCCCGGCGGGGCTGATGCTGGCCCGCCGGGCGCGGGTGATCCTCGACCACATGGACACGGTCGAGGCGGAGCTGCGCAGCCTCGGCGAGGAGCCGGTGGGCCTGGTCCGGCTCGGGGCGTTCCAGAGCGCGATCCACACCCTGGCCGTCCCGGCGGTGACGCGGCTGGCGCACCCGCACCTGGAGGTCCAGCTCCTGGAGCTGGAGCCACACGAGAGCATCCCGGCCCTGCGCGGCGGCGACGCCGACGTCATCATCACCACGACCGACTTCGTCGAGCTCCCGCTCGGCCCCGACCTCGACATCGTCCCGCTGGCGACGGACCCGATCGTCCTGGTGACACCGCCGGACGCACCCCGCGGCCCGGCGGTCCTGTCGGCCTACGCGGACGCGGCCTGGGCGCTGGACATGCCGCAGTCGTACATGGCGAACCTGACGCTGCGCCTGTGCCGCGAGTCGGGCTTCGAGCCGCGGGTGGTGTGCCGGTTCAGCAACTACCTGATGACGCTGCAGCACGTCGAGGCCGGCCTGTCGATCGCCCTGCTGCCGGGCCTGGCGGTGGACCGCCGGTACCGGGTGGCAACGCGCGAGCTGGCGACCCCGGTGACCCGCACGATCGTGGCGGCCACCCGCCGGGGGACGCCGTTGCGCGCGGGGGTGAACGTGGTGCTGGAGGCGCTGCGGCAGCCGCCGGACCTGCCCGACCTGGCGGAGTGGCACGCGCTGACTACCCGTCGTGGGAGCCCGACTTCAGAAAGTGATTGAGCGTGATACTTAGCCGCGTAGCTGGTAGATCTCTATGGGTGGAGGGGAGTCAACGTTCTTATCCCGCCGAGGCTTACGCCCCGGACGGGCGTCTCTGGTGGCAGCTGAGTGTGGCGCCGGGAACGAAGCAGCCGTTCGGCGACGAGCAAAAACTCGCTGCATGGCTTGCTTTCAACTGTGAGCTGGGCGATGTCATCACCATGCGTCAATTGCGTGCCGCTATCGGCGGTGAGGATGGCCCAAACGAGGCTGAGCACCTCAACCGGCGTCTTCGGATGCTGAGGCAGCGTGACGGCTGGCAGATTCCATCGGCAAGAGACGATGCCTCGCTCGGGCACGACGAGTACCGCTTGGATGCCAAGGGCTGGTACCCCGGGTCGGGAAAGGCCCGGCCGAGGCTAGACACTCCTTCGGACAGCGTGCGCCGCCAAGTTTTCGAGAGGGATGGGCGGGCTTGTGTCGTTTGCGGGGTCGCGGCTGGCGAGATGTATGACGACCGGCCCGGTAGACGTGTGCGCTTGACTTTGGGACATCGCGTACCGGGAAAGCGTCTTGATCGCGAAGTTTCCGTGAACGAGCTGCAGACCGAGTGCGCACGGTGCAACGAGACGGTGCGAGACGAGCTGCCAGACCCGGTGACATTGCCGGAGCTCCTTCCGAGGATCCGGAAACTGCCTCGGGCCGACAAGCGGACTCTGCTGGAGTGGGTTCGTGCTGGCGAGCGCACGAAGTCCAAGGTTGATTTGTTGTACGTGGAAATAAGACGCTTGTCCGCTGCTGAACGATCGCTGATGATCGAGAACCTCGAGAAGGGCGCTGGATAGCGCGCTGGACTCGGGCCGTGAGGGGATGTTCTTTACCGGTGACTGACGATAGTGATGAAGCCTTTTTCCTTGTTGCCGGACCGCCGGCTAGGGGAGACGATCCAGACCTGGACGCAGTGGAAGACCACCTCGTCCGAGCCGATCCCACGGGGAGCCGGGTGGCGGAAGTCCTCCGCGACACCTATGACCAGCTTCTCGACGGGCGCCGGAGAGGGCGATGGAATTACGAGGAACTCCGTAAGACCGAGAAGACATACATGGGCACGCTCGTCGAAATCAATCTCCATCGGGAGTTCGAGTTCGAGGATGGAGGTGTCACCGACTACAAGATCGCCGGTGTGGAAGTGGACTGCAAGTTCTCGCAGAAGATAGGTGGCTGGGAGGTCGGGCCTGAGCTCATCGGGCAGATATGCCTAGTTATCTGGGCTGATGATTTCAAGAGCGAGTGGCGCGCCGGTCTGGTCCGGATGACTCAAGACCGGCTTCGAACTAGTACCAACCGGGACGCCAAAAAGACCCTCAGCCTGCGCGGCCGGGAAAGCATTCGCTGGTTGTGGACGGACGCCGGGAACTTGCCGCCCAACATACTGTTGCACATGGAGCCGGATAAGCGGCAGAGGATAATGAACGCCCGCGCCGGGCGGGGTAATCGTCATGGGCAGGCGAGGTTGTTTCAGATGTGCCGCGAGCTGCACAACCAGGTCATCAGCCGGACGACGGTGGAGACTGTTGGCTGGGGGCTCGACGACCCGATGAAGCGGATGCGGAGCAATGGCGGTGCTCGCGAAAATCTTCGCAAGGAGGGCTTGCTGGTGCTCGGGCATCAGGATAACGATCCCGCCGTTATCGCCGCCCTCGGGTTGCCGCAACCGAG contains the following coding sequences:
- a CDS encoding glycosyl hydrolase family 18 protein; translated protein: MSRKRWHLLGLFTAVGALAVGLVTVPANAAGGVGAAFTKGSDWGTGYEGKYTISNGSGSTLPSWTVEFDLPSGAKISSLWDGSYTASGQHVTVKNSWNGNVGNGSTASFGFNVSYSGTYSAPANCKLNGGSCEPGGGTPTTTPTTPTQPTTTPTTPTTPTTPPTTTTPPQPGALKNVGYFVQWGVYGRNYHVKNIETSGSASKLTHINYAFGNVKNGQCTANDDPYADYQKTYDAAGSVDGVADTWDQPVAGNFNQLRKLKKLHPGLKVIWSFGGWTYSGGFGQAAQNAAAFAQSCYNLLKDPRWADVWDGIDIDWEYPNACGLSCDTSGAAAYKNLMAALRAKFGSSFLVTSAISADGSNGGKLDVADYAGAAPYVDWFNVMTYDYFGAWAAQGPTAPHSPLTSYSGIPTAGFYSDAAIQKLKSKGVPSSKLLLGIGFYGRGWTGVTQSTPGGTATGAAPGTYEAGIEDYKVLKNTCPATGTIAGTAYAKCGSNWWSYDTPATIGGKMSYAKQQGLGGAFFWELTGDTTGGELITAMKNGLS
- a CDS encoding cellulose binding domain-containing protein, with protein sequence MRRRWMPALGLAAAAATIGAMFVIAPANAAGGVSATFSKGSDWGTGYEGKYTIANGSGSTLPSWTVEFDLPSGAKISSLWDGSYTASGQHVTVKNTWNGNVANGGSASFGFNVTYSGSYVAPSNCKLNGGSCSAGGTPPTTTTPPTTTTPPTTTTPPPPGGRGAPYLYMGWGSPPNPQTVMNATGIKWFTMAFINASGGCNPAWDSSRPLQGSADATAIAQIKAAGGQIVPSFGGWSGNKLGPNCSTPAALAGAYQQVINAYGLKAIDIDIENSDEFENEAVQDRILNALKIVKQNNPGIQTILTFGTSTTGPNYYGNRLIDQSKALGANVDVFTIMPFDFGGGANMYNSTVSAANGLRDKLKSTFGWNDATAYAHLGISGMNGLSDQQELTDLSTWTQITNWAKSNKIARLAFWSVNRDRGCPGGGVQSACSGIAQNDWDFTKVTAGF
- a CDS encoding aspartate aminotransferase family protein; the encoded protein is MADSFWGDVDRHLVRYGGAFTREIIDHAEGSFVFTEDGRRILDFTSGQMSAILGHAHPEIVETVQRQVRKLDHLFSGMLSRPVVDLARRLAETLPAPLDKALLLTTGAESNEAAVRMAKLVTGKHEIVSFARSWHGMTQAAASATYSAGRKGYGPAAPGNFAIPAPNAYRPDFTDASGELDWRRQLDFGFEMIDAQSVGSLAACLVEPILSSGGIIEPPPGYFAALAEKCRERGMLLILDEAQTGLCRTGNWYAFERDGVVPDILTLSKTLGAGLPLAAVLTSAEIEQEAHDRGFLFFTTHVSDPLPAAVGNTVLDVLTRDRLDARALELGSVLRRGLEEIAGRHEVVGDIRGRGLLAGVELVVDRETKRSSDELGARVTQRCLELGLHMNIVQLPGMGGVFRIAPPLTASEEEIALGVSILDQAIGDAVKMM
- a CDS encoding LysR family transcriptional regulator; translation: MLNPWRLRLLSRLDTLGTVRAVAQDANLSASSVSQQLAVLEAETRTQLLERTGRRVRLTPAGLMLARRARVILDHMDTVEAELRSLGEEPVGLVRLGAFQSAIHTLAVPAVTRLAHPHLEVQLLELEPHESIPALRGGDADVIITTTDFVELPLGPDLDIVPLATDPIVLVTPPDAPRGPAVLSAYADAAWALDMPQSYMANLTLRLCRESGFEPRVVCRFSNYLMTLQHVEAGLSIALLPGLAVDRRYRVATRELATPVTRTIVAATRRGTPLRAGVNVVLEALRQPPDLPDLAEWHALTTRRGSPTSESD
- a CDS encoding HNH endonuclease, producing MAPGTKQPFGDEQKLAAWLAFNCELGDVITMRQLRAAIGGEDGPNEAEHLNRRLRMLRQRDGWQIPSARDDASLGHDEYRLDAKGWYPGSGKARPRLDTPSDSVRRQVFERDGRACVVCGVAAGEMYDDRPGRRVRLTLGHRVPGKRLDREVSVNELQTECARCNETVRDELPDPVTLPELLPRIRKLPRADKRTLLEWVRAGERTKSKVDLLYVEIRRLSAAERSLMIENLEKGAG
- a CDS encoding NaeI family type II restriction endonuclease — its product is MTDDSDEAFFLVAGPPARGDDPDLDAVEDHLVRADPTGSRVAEVLRDTYDQLLDGRRRGRWNYEELRKTEKTYMGTLVEINLHREFEFEDGGVTDYKIAGVEVDCKFSQKIGGWEVGPELIGQICLVIWADDFKSEWRAGLVRMTQDRLRTSTNRDAKKTLSLRGRESIRWLWTDAGNLPPNILLHMEPDKRQRIMNARAGRGNRHGQARLFQMCRELHNQVISRTTVETVGWGLDDPMKRMRSNGGARENLRKEGLLVLGHQDNDPAVIAALGLPQPRKGQFVVTRVVPAEPGDVRPAAEIEGKRWRRAEESDPLVTAPLVPRNSR